The Vibrio rhizosphaerae genome includes a region encoding these proteins:
- a CDS encoding ligand-gated ion channel produces MRYQSIRAIVASFIWLCSPALYAQYVVDTSVSINKIYGVNTVDQTYKVDGYLVTSWDEPDPTYRPASGERVYENRHAEQLMNDGLWVPAFEFINIIGQRQTANRRVVITADGRVTYNERFQGLFTTTMDFRQFPFDHQIFVLMMEPFSYEQKQLIFGSARINVEALENQALSEWQMEGAPQARVSRSDYAHLHSGTLSHFSRLTISIPALRKPDYYLWRFILPLSLILVASWAVFWIEGFSERLMTSFTMMLTVVAYTFYTSSLLPRLPYTTLIERMVIMGYVSIFAAIVVIVFVKIRAEKGRPVESVIPRCRIIFPALFLIAMSVLIGVNSDL; encoded by the coding sequence ATGAGGTATCAAAGCATACGAGCAATCGTTGCCAGCTTCATCTGGCTCTGTTCCCCTGCGCTATACGCGCAATATGTGGTGGATACCTCAGTTTCGATCAACAAAATCTATGGGGTGAATACGGTCGATCAGACGTATAAAGTTGACGGCTATCTGGTGACGTCTTGGGATGAACCCGACCCGACTTACCGGCCCGCCAGCGGTGAGCGGGTGTATGAGAATCGCCATGCCGAGCAACTGATGAATGACGGGCTGTGGGTTCCGGCATTTGAGTTTATCAACATTATCGGCCAGCGTCAGACGGCGAACCGACGGGTGGTGATTACGGCGGATGGGCGCGTGACTTACAATGAGCGCTTTCAGGGGTTATTCACGACCACGATGGACTTTCGCCAATTTCCTTTTGACCATCAGATCTTTGTGCTGATGATGGAACCCTTCTCTTATGAACAGAAACAACTCATCTTTGGCTCCGCCCGGATTAATGTGGAAGCGCTGGAGAATCAAGCGCTCAGTGAGTGGCAAATGGAAGGTGCGCCTCAGGCCCGTGTGAGTCGCTCCGATTATGCCCACTTACACAGCGGCACCTTGAGTCATTTTTCTCGCTTAACGATTAGCATTCCGGCATTACGCAAACCGGACTACTATCTCTGGCGCTTCATTTTGCCGCTGTCTCTCATTTTAGTGGCGTCATGGGCGGTCTTTTGGATTGAAGGTTTTTCTGAACGTCTGATGACCTCGTTTACCATGATGCTGACGGTGGTGGCCTACACCTTCTATACCAGCAGCTTATTGCCGAGACTGCCGTATACCACGTTGATCGAGCGGATGGTCATCATGGGATATGTCAGTATTTTTGCGGCGATTGTCGTGATCGTCTTTGTCAAAATCCGGGCTGAAAAAGGACGGCCTGTCGAGTCGGTGATCCCGCGCTGCCGGATCATTTTCCCAGCTTTATTTCTCATTGCTATGAGTGTCTTAATCGGGGTGAACAGCGACTTATGA
- a CDS encoding pyridoxal-dependent decarboxylase, whose product MQQKLAIGESCLSGTEKEAILSDYFITLNQQKASFLGYQTNQRVDFPARLLPFLSLNLLNLGDGFEEGSYRINAKQFERAVLDYYAQLFGFAGAHTQRRYWGYLTAMGSTEGNLYALWNARDFLRGYPVEGYAEAVTTEHPPVLICSGATHYSMHKVSQMVGVSLFHEIGPQLGTCPINQGDWQQPLAVDEYDAVIVDDLYALVEFFVAMQHPIILVLNHGTTFSGGSDAIYTILTRLKPLLGQNTPQQRRYWIHVDGALAANFSPYLRTGTAPSSLTDEPHEFRHPEVMSLCTSPYKWLGMPWACGVYLMQERYKVGSSARPVYIGSRDSTVSGSRQGIFALNLWDILTQLGQTGLQQLARANESLANETQRRLEQLFQHLDPGSKRLRVMPRPHHSNIVRFTTPNPTVIEQFSLAQNDVVIGGRPQRMCHVVILSHVTQAMIERLLDALAQPGAFFTPSRSKNPLTDLCSMRHRDGFCTEYQR is encoded by the coding sequence ATGCAGCAGAAATTAGCGATCGGGGAAAGTTGTCTGAGCGGGACTGAAAAAGAAGCGATCCTGTCAGACTATTTCATCACACTCAATCAGCAGAAGGCATCTTTTTTGGGATATCAGACCAATCAACGGGTTGATTTCCCCGCAAGGCTATTGCCTTTTCTTTCCTTGAATTTGCTTAATCTCGGTGACGGATTTGAAGAGGGCAGTTACCGGATCAACGCCAAACAATTTGAGCGGGCGGTACTGGACTATTATGCACAGCTCTTTGGTTTTGCCGGAGCACACACCCAGCGCCGGTACTGGGGATACCTCACTGCAATGGGGTCAACCGAAGGGAATCTGTATGCACTCTGGAATGCGCGGGATTTCTTGCGGGGCTATCCGGTTGAAGGTTATGCGGAGGCCGTCACGACTGAGCATCCCCCCGTATTAATTTGCTCGGGCGCGACGCATTATTCGATGCATAAAGTCAGTCAGATGGTCGGCGTCAGCTTATTCCATGAGATCGGGCCGCAACTGGGCACATGCCCGATTAATCAGGGGGACTGGCAGCAACCGCTGGCGGTTGATGAATATGATGCGGTGATCGTGGACGATTTATATGCGTTGGTTGAATTTTTCGTCGCGATGCAGCATCCGATTATTTTAGTGTTGAATCATGGCACCACCTTCAGTGGTGGCAGTGATGCGATTTATACCATTCTGACGCGTCTCAAGCCGCTTTTGGGCCAGAATACCCCGCAGCAGCGGCGTTATTGGATTCATGTTGACGGCGCGTTAGCTGCTAACTTTTCTCCCTATTTGCGTACCGGTACCGCCCCTTCGTCTCTTACCGATGAGCCCCATGAATTTCGCCATCCGGAAGTGATGTCCTTGTGTACCAGCCCTTACAAATGGCTGGGAATGCCGTGGGCTTGCGGGGTTTATCTGATGCAGGAGCGCTACAAAGTCGGCTCATCGGCGCGGCCGGTGTATATCGGCAGCCGCGATTCTACCGTCTCGGGTTCCCGTCAGGGCATCTTTGCTCTCAACCTCTGGGATATTCTCACCCAGTTGGGGCAGACTGGCTTACAACAGTTGGCCAGAGCCAATGAATCTCTGGCAAATGAGACCCAGCGTCGTCTTGAGCAGTTATTTCAACACTTGGATCCGGGCAGCAAACGGTTACGGGTGATGCCGCGGCCGCATCACAGCAATATTGTCCGTTTTACTACGCCCAATCCTACGGTGATCGAACAATTTTCTTTAGCACAGAATGATGTGGTGATCGGCGGGCGACCACAACGCATGTGTCATGTCGTCATTTTAAGCCATGTGACCCAAGCCATGATTGAACGATTACTGGATGCCCTTGCTCAGCCCGGTGCTTTTTTTACGCCGTCCCGATCCAAAAATCCGCTGACCGATCTGTGCTCGATGCGTCATCGTGATGGTTTTTGTACGGAGTATCAGAGATGA
- a CDS encoding Yip1 family protein, giving the protein MSNHVWGLLHHPEREWRNINAEHETISHLYLHHVLWMAAIPVVCSLIGTTQVGWTFGGEETYKVSLMNGLALGVAFYALILLAVSLVGSLIYWLARKIPNRPTQRDCIIFAGYVATPMFLSGIFAIYPVFWLCLLALIGGVIYTAYLLYKGTPSFLGISHKRGFILSGATLGAGVLILEALLAVVVLLWSMGSEHSVVWQFF; this is encoded by the coding sequence ATGAGTAATCATGTCTGGGGATTATTACACCATCCGGAACGCGAATGGCGTAACATTAATGCTGAACACGAAACGATCAGTCACCTCTATTTACATCATGTATTGTGGATGGCGGCGATCCCGGTGGTCTGTTCCTTGATCGGAACCACACAAGTGGGCTGGACATTTGGAGGAGAAGAGACCTACAAAGTGTCGCTGATGAACGGACTTGCGCTTGGCGTGGCATTTTATGCTTTAATTTTGCTCGCTGTCAGCCTTGTCGGAAGCCTGATCTACTGGCTCGCCCGTAAGATCCCGAATCGCCCGACCCAGCGAGACTGTATTATCTTTGCCGGATATGTCGCCACTCCCATGTTCCTGAGTGGTATTTTTGCCATTTATCCGGTGTTCTGGCTGTGTCTGCTTGCCCTGATCGGCGGCGTGATTTATACCGCTTATCTGCTCTATAAAGGGACCCCCAGCTTTCTGGGTATCAGCCATAAACGCGGCTTCATTCTCTCGGGGGCCACGCTCGGAGCGGGTGTGTTGATTTTGGAAGCCTTACTGGCCGTGGTGGTACTTCTCTGGAGTATGGGCTCTGAGCATAGTGTCGTTTGGCAGTTCTTTTAG
- a CDS encoding helix-turn-helix domain-containing protein has protein sequence MINGRYEKSVSNLLARNMIQQLSQHDIDIHPILRRSGISEYELNRPNGRLAERTHYRFMLETMKYNRYIYESSSIQSLFNRFPELIGLCMNQSSAVEAIANFIRYRMLIGNCDRCDLKIEGNRIKLTYIDDGPEELSTSALGNFIICRELLKVYLPVMSVQASLTHVGSLSRQVVNDCLETQCLLHQRENYLMIESPDLHKTHHHFNPQLNQLQQVHLAGLCRQIDEQQTFVVVVEELIESLLLQQHIHNENSLLQCVCGQLKMSRWTLNNKLREEQQSFTDVLNRVRLKKACELLVETQKSIKEISDLVYFSSQAVFSRFFRLHANMSPIQYRKKLANRSPSAMEAF, from the coding sequence ATGATCAATGGCAGATATGAAAAAAGTGTCTCGAATCTATTAGCTCGCAATATGATTCAACAGTTATCGCAACACGATATTGATATTCACCCGATTTTAAGACGCAGTGGCATCAGCGAGTATGAACTCAACCGACCCAATGGCAGGCTGGCTGAGCGAACCCATTATCGGTTTATGCTCGAAACGATGAAATATAACCGCTATATCTATGAGTCATCGTCGATTCAGTCATTATTTAACCGGTTTCCGGAATTGATTGGCTTATGCATGAATCAATCTTCAGCGGTTGAGGCGATCGCGAATTTTATCCGCTACCGGATGCTGATTGGCAATTGTGATCGCTGTGATCTGAAAATTGAAGGTAACCGGATTAAGTTAACCTATATTGATGACGGCCCCGAAGAGTTGTCGACCAGTGCACTCGGAAATTTCATTATCTGCCGGGAACTGCTGAAAGTTTATTTACCGGTGATGTCTGTACAGGCCAGCCTGACACATGTCGGATCGCTCTCCCGACAAGTCGTCAATGATTGTCTGGAAACACAGTGTTTATTACATCAGCGCGAAAATTACTTGATGATCGAAAGCCCTGATCTGCACAAGACCCATCACCATTTCAACCCACAACTTAATCAGCTACAACAAGTGCACTTAGCGGGACTATGCCGTCAGATCGATGAACAGCAAACATTTGTGGTGGTGGTGGAAGAACTGATTGAGTCACTGCTGTTGCAACAACACATTCATAATGAAAATTCCTTGCTCCAGTGTGTATGCGGTCAGTTAAAAATGAGCCGTTGGACACTGAACAATAAGCTCCGGGAAGAGCAGCAGTCTTTTACCGATGTGTTGAACCGGGTGCGGCTGAAGAAAGCGTGTGAATTGCTGGTTGAAACTCAAAAAAGTATCAAAGAAATTAGCGACTTAGTTTACTTCTCTTCACAGGCGGTGTTTTCAAGATTTTTTCGGCTGCATGCCAACATGTCACCGATCCAATACCGGAAAAAGTTGGCAAACCGCTCACCTTCAGCGATGGAAGCGTTTTAA
- a CDS encoding beta-glucosidase, which produces MKKKIIATIISSTLFVSYGLYSASALAKTEPVQTSASSERLKSEQIQANWHQHINLYDILAKAIVARMTDEEKLKMLVGAGMDPDKDDVVNLKASVNGVAGYIHGVYDPKRLLDVPALKLADGPAGIRIDPTRDGDNQTYYATAFPNGALMASTWNPDLIHDVGEAVANEGKEYGVDFWLAPGMNIQRNPLNGRNFEYYSEDPLVSGMIAAAMVQGVQSKGLATTIKHFVANNSETNRLFINAVVTPRALREIYLRGFEYAVKESHPWGIMSSYNQINGVNSGERADLMTDILRHEWGFDGLAMSDWFAGYNPITLLNAGVDVIQPGGKNPFVPDLGDWSEYVVAGYKNGELTKATLDRNVQHIVAQALKTPSARHYPISNQPDLQAHATLAKQVADEGIILLKNQDSALPLATSQSIASFGITQINTLKGGTGSGDVHPDHVTTMIDGLAKQFPVNQTLASFYSDYFEANKVITTGGLGVSKIVSCTEPSAADLGAQISDAAQNSNVAVITLGRVAGEAADRKAERGDYLLSDTELGLISSVSKAFHAQNKKVVVVLNIAGVIDMSEWQDQVDGIVLAYMPGQESGDAIADILSGQANPSGKLAQTIPLSYADVPSAATFPGVDENNDGELDHQYYNEDIYVGYRYYQTFHKEVAYPFGYGLSYTSFNLSRTKVLMNDLNHRHPRKGLLLKTVVTNTGDMAGKEVVQVYVTAPEVKLKKPDIELKAFAKTRKLAPGRSQRVLLEISPETLASFDPDKNQWIVEPGTYQVYVSQSSDISSVTPVSFVVHKEIVVENTTPGALALEEGVTAASFVTVAE; this is translated from the coding sequence ATGAAGAAAAAAATAATTGCGACAATTATTTCATCAACGCTGTTCGTCAGTTATGGATTATATTCGGCTAGCGCTTTGGCAAAAACTGAACCTGTGCAAACATCAGCCAGTAGTGAACGACTAAAATCAGAACAGATTCAGGCAAATTGGCATCAGCATATTAATTTGTACGATATTTTGGCTAAGGCTATCGTTGCCAGAATGACCGATGAAGAAAAGCTAAAAATGTTAGTCGGTGCAGGGATGGACCCTGATAAAGACGACGTGGTTAATTTAAAAGCATCCGTCAATGGTGTGGCCGGATATATCCACGGCGTTTATGACCCCAAACGGCTGTTAGATGTGCCGGCATTGAAACTTGCGGATGGCCCGGCGGGGATTCGGATTGATCCGACCCGTGATGGTGACAATCAGACCTATTATGCCACCGCCTTTCCCAATGGAGCCTTGATGGCATCAACCTGGAACCCCGATTTAATTCATGACGTCGGTGAAGCGGTTGCCAATGAAGGCAAAGAATATGGCGTCGATTTCTGGTTGGCCCCGGGGATGAATATTCAACGCAACCCGCTCAATGGTCGTAATTTTGAGTATTATTCAGAAGATCCGTTGGTGAGCGGTATGATTGCTGCTGCGATGGTTCAAGGGGTACAGAGTAAAGGTCTGGCAACCACGATTAAACATTTTGTCGCCAATAACTCCGAAACCAATCGCTTATTTATCAATGCCGTGGTTACCCCGCGTGCACTTCGGGAAATTTATCTGCGCGGGTTCGAGTATGCGGTCAAAGAATCTCACCCGTGGGGCATTATGTCATCATATAATCAGATCAATGGTGTCAACAGCGGTGAACGCGCTGATCTGATGACGGATATCCTACGTCATGAGTGGGGATTCGATGGATTAGCGATGAGTGACTGGTTCGCCGGTTATAACCCGATCACGCTCCTGAACGCTGGGGTGGATGTGATTCAACCGGGGGGTAAAAACCCGTTTGTTCCCGATTTAGGCGATTGGAGTGAGTATGTGGTTGCAGGCTATAAAAACGGTGAGTTAACCAAAGCAACCCTTGATCGTAATGTCCAGCATATTGTCGCTCAGGCTTTAAAAACACCATCTGCCAGACATTATCCCATCTCGAATCAGCCGGATCTGCAAGCCCATGCGACGTTGGCGAAACAAGTGGCCGATGAAGGGATTATTCTGCTGAAAAATCAGGACTCGGCTTTACCGCTTGCAACATCACAATCGATCGCTTCTTTTGGGATTACCCAGATTAATACCCTGAAAGGGGGGACGGGCAGCGGTGATGTCCACCCGGATCATGTGACGACTATGATTGACGGGCTGGCGAAGCAGTTTCCGGTCAATCAGACACTGGCGTCATTCTACAGCGACTATTTTGAAGCCAACAAAGTGATCACCACTGGCGGCCTTGGTGTGTCGAAAATCGTCAGTTGTACCGAACCTTCGGCTGCTGATCTGGGCGCTCAAATCAGCGATGCAGCGCAAAACAGCAATGTCGCCGTGATCACCCTCGGACGGGTTGCCGGTGAAGCCGCTGATCGTAAGGCTGAACGGGGTGACTATTTGCTGTCTGACACTGAACTGGGGCTGATCTCCTCAGTATCCAAAGCGTTCCATGCGCAGAATAAAAAAGTCGTCGTGGTGCTGAATATTGCCGGTGTGATTGATATGAGTGAATGGCAGGATCAGGTCGACGGTATCGTACTGGCTTATATGCCGGGGCAAGAATCCGGTGACGCCATTGCCGATATCCTCTCCGGTCAGGCGAATCCAAGCGGTAAACTGGCACAAACTATTCCATTGTCTTATGCCGATGTTCCGTCTGCGGCAACGTTCCCCGGTGTCGATGAAAATAATGACGGTGAACTGGACCATCAATATTACAACGAAGACATTTACGTCGGATATCGTTATTACCAGACGTTTCACAAAGAAGTCGCTTATCCGTTCGGTTACGGATTGTCATACACATCATTCAACTTATCGCGCACAAAAGTGCTCATGAATGATTTGAATCACCGTCATCCGAGAAAAGGGTTGTTGCTCAAAACGGTTGTGACGAATACGGGAGATATGGCCGGTAAAGAAGTGGTTCAGGTTTATGTTACTGCACCGGAAGTCAAACTGAAAAAGCCTGACATTGAACTGAAAGCATTTGCGAAAACGCGCAAACTGGCCCCCGGAAGATCACAACGGGTACTTCTGGAAATATCACCGGAAACGTTGGCGAGTTTCGATCCGGATAAAAATCAATGGATTGTTGAACCCGGCACTTATCAGGTCTATGTCAGCCAGTCATCCGATATCAGTTCGGTCACACCGGTTTCGTTTGTCGTGCACAAAGAAATTGTGGTTGAGAACACCACGCCGGGCGCACTGGCTTTAGAAGAAGGCGTGACGGCAGCTTCATTCGTGACTGTTGCGGAATAA
- a CDS encoding ABC transporter substrate-binding protein, which produces MSRLRLRPLAVVLAASLVYIGTPALAETASAATKVLRFSEDGTPTNFDSVQSGTTYSNTIVTAVYDTLYEYKYLKSPYELKPNLATAMPEVSGDGLTYTIHIKQGVHFVDDPAFPDGKGREVTADDFIYSMKRHFDPANRSQGAWLWTNKIVGIEAWKEAGADYSKPLEGLSAPDKYTIQIKLEQPYPQLVYTLAMGYSALVPHEAVEKYGREFATHPVGSGPFKLISHDSTKTVLERNPNYRHEVFHLAEAGYDPKVHGETGVAALDGKTLPRVDRVEVNWVKQLSARWNSFSKGNEIVNTTLQNEQLDTVLASKHPVTLKPEYAAKYNFRAQREAGMVYNVFNFDDEYLGHSDDPKTNAQNKALRCAIIKSFDWPQRVSRFYLGLGEAYPGFIVPGTDAFDPNLDKSSIAQDIAGAKKLLKENGWNARNLPVLYYPATSTVRYKQFFEQFRGNLMKIGYPKNKIKFKPYATFGDFNRDIKNSRTQMVPMGWGLDYPDAENTLQLFYGPNRSPGSNSANYNNPQYNALFEKAAVMQPGPERTAIYHQLNQILIDDCVGIGSFSRTRVRLWHKDVTMWPQREILGNYLKYIDVQ; this is translated from the coding sequence ATGTCACGATTGAGATTACGCCCTCTGGCCGTAGTGCTTGCGGCTTCGCTTGTTTATATTGGCACCCCGGCATTGGCAGAGACCGCCTCTGCGGCCACCAAAGTGTTACGCTTTTCTGAAGACGGTACTCCGACAAACTTTGATTCAGTCCAATCCGGAACGACCTATAGCAACACCATTGTCACTGCGGTATATGACACCTTATACGAATATAAATATCTGAAGAGCCCGTATGAATTAAAACCGAATCTCGCGACCGCGATGCCGGAAGTCTCCGGTGATGGGCTGACATATACCATTCATATCAAGCAGGGCGTGCATTTTGTCGATGATCCAGCATTTCCCGATGGCAAAGGCAGAGAAGTCACGGCTGACGATTTTATCTATTCAATGAAACGTCACTTTGATCCGGCCAACCGTTCACAAGGCGCTTGGTTGTGGACGAATAAAATTGTGGGTATCGAAGCATGGAAAGAAGCCGGTGCGGATTATAGTAAACCGCTTGAAGGTCTGAGTGCCCCGGATAAGTACACGATTCAAATCAAGCTGGAACAGCCCTATCCGCAACTGGTTTATACGTTGGCAATGGGTTATTCCGCGCTCGTCCCGCATGAAGCCGTCGAAAAGTATGGCCGTGAATTTGCCACCCATCCGGTCGGCAGCGGCCCGTTCAAACTGATTTCACACGATTCAACTAAAACCGTACTGGAGAGAAATCCAAACTATCGCCATGAAGTTTTCCATCTTGCTGAAGCAGGTTACGATCCGAAAGTTCACGGCGAAACGGGCGTTGCGGCGCTGGACGGGAAAACTCTCCCACGCGTTGATCGTGTCGAAGTCAACTGGGTCAAACAACTGTCTGCACGGTGGAATTCATTCAGCAAAGGCAATGAAATCGTTAATACCACTTTGCAAAATGAACAGCTCGATACCGTGTTGGCATCTAAACATCCGGTCACACTCAAACCGGAATATGCCGCAAAATATAACTTCCGTGCTCAGCGTGAAGCCGGCATGGTGTATAACGTCTTCAACTTTGATGATGAATATTTGGGTCACTCGGATGATCCGAAAACCAATGCACAGAATAAAGCGCTGCGGTGTGCCATCATCAAGTCGTTTGACTGGCCGCAGCGTGTTTCACGCTTTTATTTAGGACTCGGTGAAGCTTATCCGGGATTCATTGTTCCCGGAACCGATGCGTTTGATCCGAATCTGGACAAAAGTTCGATTGCGCAGGATATAGCTGGGGCGAAGAAACTGCTGAAAGAAAATGGCTGGAACGCGCGTAATTTACCGGTGCTTTACTATCCGGCAACCTCCACCGTTCGCTATAAACAGTTCTTCGAACAGTTCCGGGGCAATTTGATGAAAATCGGCTATCCGAAGAATAAGATCAAATTTAAACCCTATGCGACCTTCGGCGACTTCAACCGGGATATCAAGAACAGCCGCACTCAGATGGTTCCGATGGGTTGGGGGCTGGACTATCCCGATGCAGAAAACACCCTGCAACTCTTCTACGGGCCAAACCGCTCTCCCGGTTCGAACAGTGCCAACTACAATAACCCGCAATACAACGCGTTATTTGAGAAAGCGGCGGTCATGCAACCGGGGCCAGAACGGACGGCTATCTATCATCAGCTCAACCAAATCTTAATCGATGACTGTGTGGGCATCGGCAGCTTCTCCCGTACCCGGGTTCGTCTATGGCACAAAGATGTCACGATGTGGCCACAACGAGAGATTCTCGGTAACTACCTCAAATATATTGACGTTCAGTAA
- a CDS encoding ABC transporter permease: MDTLRYCLRKLIYSLPLLFGVTLISFVLMVYFGPDKTYDLLGRNPTVEEINAIRHQLGYDQPFWTRYLHYIYQVVTFDFGYSDSSGESVTTILERTIPISLVLALPGFILGHLISIAMGLFAAHHRGRWADKLVMSSSVIGMSISYLIIIIVMQLIFCSSYGLNLFPVYGWEVNSLSSYLYYVTVPTLCSILVSVGYSTRFYRALFVEEMTRDHIRTVRAFGHSHLQVLFKHVLKNALIPILTRIVFSIPFVMIGGSLLLESYFGIPGVGLITYNAITTGDLPVLKAVIVLLTLVFIVIVSTVDILYKLVDPRISLR, encoded by the coding sequence ATGGATACGCTCCGTTATTGTCTGCGGAAACTGATCTATAGTCTGCCGCTGCTCTTTGGCGTCACCTTGATTAGTTTTGTGCTGATGGTCTATTTCGGCCCGGATAAGACTTATGATCTGTTGGGCCGGAATCCAACGGTTGAAGAGATCAACGCGATTCGCCATCAACTCGGCTATGACCAGCCGTTTTGGACCCGCTATCTGCACTATATCTATCAAGTGGTCACGTTTGATTTTGGTTATTCCGACTCCAGTGGTGAGTCGGTAACGACCATCCTTGAACGGACGATCCCGATCTCATTAGTGCTGGCGCTGCCGGGATTTATTTTAGGCCATTTGATCAGTATCGCGATGGGGCTGTTTGCGGCACATCACCGCGGACGCTGGGCCGATAAATTAGTGATGTCTTCTTCGGTGATCGGGATGAGCATTTCTTACCTCATTATCATCATCGTGATGCAGTTGATTTTCTGCTCCAGTTACGGGCTCAATTTGTTTCCGGTGTATGGATGGGAAGTCAACTCCCTGAGTAGCTATTTGTACTATGTCACAGTGCCGACTCTGTGCTCGATTTTGGTCTCGGTGGGATACAGCACCCGGTTTTACCGCGCTCTTTTTGTCGAAGAGATGACCCGGGATCATATCCGTACTGTCCGGGCATTCGGCCATTCTCATCTGCAAGTCTTATTCAAACACGTCTTGAAGAACGCCCTGATTCCGATCCTGACCCGTATCGTATTTTCAATCCCCTTCGTGATGATCGGCGGTTCGCTATTACTGGAGAGTTACTTTGGCATTCCGGGGGTCGGACTGATTACCTACAACGCCATCACCACCGGCGATCTGCCCGTCCTCAAAGCGGTGATCGTGCTCCTGACGCTGGTGTTTATCGTCATCGTCAGTACGGTGGATATTCTTTACAAACTCGTCGATCCGCGGATCTCACTCAGATAG
- a CDS encoding ABC transporter permease — protein MTETIDTLTQDTSQKRESLWSKAIQKFRKDRIGMISLSVVLVYFVIAVLVWFGLIAQQWDVLQTAGQSGPSAEHWFGTTINGQDIFQRAIYSTKTAFEVGLVVALLATTIGALTGSLMGYYAGSLLDEFILWVMNCIDCIPYFLLVAAIAVAMAGNPYAMHTAMTLAFWTGTARVVRGEVIKLKNMEFTEAAHALGVPTYRIIFRHLMPNTSHILLVEMTLLFITAIKSEVILSFLGLGVKESISWGLMIAEASTEVTSGHFCNFFAASGMLFVLVLAFNLFSDSLQDALDPRKVS, from the coding sequence ATGACTGAAACAATTGATACATTGACTCAAGATACATCGCAAAAGCGAGAGTCGCTCTGGTCCAAAGCTATTCAGAAATTCCGCAAAGATCGCATCGGGATGATCAGCCTGTCAGTGGTGCTGGTTTACTTTGTCATTGCGGTGTTGGTCTGGTTCGGCCTGATTGCCCAGCAATGGGATGTTCTCCAGACAGCCGGGCAAAGTGGCCCCAGTGCCGAACACTGGTTTGGAACGACCATCAACGGCCAGGATATTTTTCAGCGGGCGATCTACAGTACCAAAACGGCCTTTGAGGTCGGGCTGGTGGTGGCGCTCTTAGCGACCACGATTGGCGCGCTGACCGGCTCGCTGATGGGCTACTATGCCGGCTCGCTCCTCGATGAATTCATTCTGTGGGTGATGAACTGTATCGACTGTATTCCCTATTTTCTGCTGGTGGCTGCGATTGCCGTCGCGATGGCGGGCAATCCTTATGCGATGCATACCGCCATGACACTGGCATTCTGGACCGGTACTGCCCGAGTGGTTCGGGGAGAAGTGATCAAACTGAAAAATATGGAATTTACCGAAGCCGCTCATGCACTGGGCGTGCCGACCTACCGCATTATCTTCCGCCATTTAATGCCCAATACCAGCCATATTCTGTTGGTTGAAATGACATTACTGTTTATCACGGCCATCAAAAGTGAAGTGATTCTGAGCTTTCTCGGATTAGGCGTCAAAGAAAGTATCAGCTGGGGGCTGATGATCGCGGAAGCCAGTACCGAAGTGACATCAGGCCATTTCTGTAACTTTTTCGCCGCATCAGGCATGTTATTTGTGCTGGTACTGGCGTTCAATTTATTTTCAGATTCGCTTCAGGATGCGTTAGATCCAAGGAAGGTGTCATGA